The following coding sequences lie in one Alphaproteobacteria bacterium genomic window:
- the msrA gene encoding peptide-methionine (S)-S-oxide reductase MsrA: protein MAMFAFGRKKTEMPMPEDALPGRATAMAVPERHFVSGRPLKPPFPAGMQQALFGLGCFWGAERKFWQQRGVYTTAVGYAGGHTPNPTYEETCTGLTGHAEVVLVVFDPKVVSYEALLKLFWESHDPTQGMRQGNDVGTTYRSAIYTSDDEQKRAAEASCKAYQKVLAAAGYGPITTEIRAAPPFYYAEDYHQQYLAKNPNGYCGLGGTGVSCPVGAAVAVSA from the coding sequence ATCGCTATGTTTGCATTCGGGAGAAAAAAGACTGAAATGCCGATGCCCGAGGATGCGCTGCCTGGGCGCGCCACGGCGATGGCGGTCCCCGAAAGGCATTTTGTGAGCGGGCGACCCCTAAAGCCGCCGTTTCCGGCGGGGATGCAGCAAGCACTATTCGGGCTCGGCTGCTTTTGGGGAGCCGAGCGCAAGTTCTGGCAGCAGCGAGGTGTTTACACGACCGCGGTGGGGTACGCTGGCGGGCACACGCCAAATCCGACCTATGAGGAGACATGCACAGGCCTCACGGGTCACGCCGAGGTCGTCCTCGTCGTGTTCGACCCGAAGGTCGTGAGCTACGAAGCACTTCTCAAGCTTTTTTGGGAAAGCCATGATCCAACGCAAGGAATGCGTCAGGGAAACGACGTTGGCACGACCTATCGCTCGGCAATCTATACCTCCGATGACGAACAAAAACGCGCCGCGGAAGCATCCTGCAAGGCCTATCAAAAGGTCCTTGCCGCCGCAGGCTATGGGCCGATTACAACCGAGATTCGGGCGGCCCCGCCATTTTACTATGCCGAGGACTATCACCAGCAGTATCTTGCCAAAAACCCCAACGGCTATTGCGGTTTAGGCGGTACCGGCGTGAGTTGTCCGGTCGGCGCGGCGGTCGCGGTAAGCGCCTGA